In Candidatus Afararchaeum irisae, the genomic window AGAGGGAGGCGTAACATCCCTTGACGCTCCCGACTACTTCTTCCGTCCCCGAGACGTTGAGAAAGGTCTCCTGCTGTCCCGCGAAAGAAGCCCCGGGGAGATCCTCCGCGGTCGCAGATGAACGCACGGCTACGCCGGGATTCTCGACTTCGACCCCGAGACGGTCACTGAGCTCGGAGTAAGACTCGGCTATCTCGTCGCGGAGGTCGTCCGGAATCTCGCCACCGAGTATGAGTGAACGTATCTTACTGCCACGTCTCCGGAGGTCGGCTGTGTCGTGGGTGTCGATTCCCGAGAGAGTCTCACGTATCTCGTCGTCTAGGTCGTTGTGTCTTATGTAGTCGTCGTAGGCTTCGGCGGTCGTCGCAAAACCCGGGAGAACGGGGACGTCGACCTCGTTTGCAAGGACTCCTAAGTTAGCACTTTTCCCTCCGACTGACGCCGTGTCACCCGACCCTATCTCGTCGAACCAGAGGACTCTGGACATGCGACTTACTCCCAGACGAAAGTATTTGAATCTGGCGTGCGAGTCAACTCTAACGTCTAAGAGCCGTAAGAGAAGCCACGGCTATGAAGGCGACAAAGACGACCAGAGACACGGTTAATGCGGTTGTGTCGCTCGGAAACACCCCGGAGATCGGATTCGTAACTGTCTCCGAAACATCTGAACCTGAGCCTGAACCTGAATCAGGGTCTGAACCGACTGACACCGACTCTGACTCTGAATCGGATGTCCCTGTGGTTATGGTCGCGTCGATCTGACTCAGACTCTCGACGTCGGGCGCGTTGACGATCTTTACTGTCTTTCCATCCTTCGTGACATGGAAAGCGTCGGCGAACTCGCCGTCGGGTATCACCCACGCCTCTCCGTGTCTCTCGGCTCCGTGTCCTTCGAGAACCTCTGTGTAGGCGTCGTAGAACTCGTCGGCGTCGCTCTCGGAGTCCCAGACAGTCTTCCAGACGTAACCGTTCCCGCCGCCGTCTGTCTTGTAGGGATAGACTCTGTCGTTGCCCCATCCCGCCGAGGCTCGGCTGACGTATCTGTAGATACCGTACTTGCGTGAGGGCTGTCTGAAGTCCGATGTGTTGGTGGCTTCGACTCCGTACTTGTAGCTCTGGTACCAGAACATATTGTGGATCGACGCCTCGCCGACTGTGTCGTAGCCGTGTTCGTAGAGACTCCAGTTACGTGACGACGTGTCGTTGAACTCGATCTCGGGGACGTCGTCTGAGCCACCGAGATGGAGATGTATGACCTCCTCAGTCGTCTCGGGTGGGTCGTCGTACCTTTCTTCGAGACGGCTCCATCTGTATCCATTCCTATCTCGGTCTTCGACGAGCGAGGCTACGTAGCCGGGATCGTCTGAGTAGGGCTCGTACATAGTCATCAGTACACCGAGGTTGACGTCTGACCCCGACCCCGACGTCGACGACGATCCGCCTTCGAGGCAGTTCCATCCGTCGCCGCATCTCTCCTCGTACCTGTACATGATGTAGTTCGCCTCGCCCTCTATGACAGCGTCCGACGCGAGCTGCTGATCCTGTGTGAGACGTGACGTGTTCCTGAACTCCTCAAGCTTGCCTCTCTGATCCTGGAGTGCGTGTACGAGTTCGTGTACGAGTGTCGACCCGTCTATCTTCGAGGCACCGCTCACGAGGAAGACGGTGTCGTTCTCGGGCGAGTAGTAGCCTATGACGTTCGAGTTGATGACGTCGTGTATCTCGTCGGTGACGTCGTCGTTCTCTCCGACTATGAAGAGGGCTTCCCAGACCTGGTTGTTCCAGTCGGAGAGAGTACTGTTTCTGTTACTATTACTGTTAGACCCTTTCTCCCTCTCCGACATCCTGTCGCGGTACTCCGACCGTGATATACTCCTCACGGGAATCTCCGAGTTAAACTCGACCCCGCGTATGTACTCGACACGTGCCATGCTACGTGAGACGAGAGCCTCCGCCTCGTCGTCGGAGAGTCCGTCTGAGGTGTTTATGTCGAGTCTGTCGTCATGGGAGTAGCCGTCTACTTCGCCTATCTCAGCGGATGCGGTCGGAACGAGACATAGGGACAGTACAACGACGAGAGAGACGAGGACGACGGAACGGTTGAGATGTGTCAAGATACCACCTGCCGAGTATACGTCCCGATGCCTCAAAACAGTACAGTACAGATACTTGTACCGGAAGGTAGTCACCATGGGAGTTCTACTTAACGTGTACACGTACTTAGATAGATTAGATGGCGCCGAAAATGCTTTAAAACTATTCCGAATACTAGAATTGATGTATCGAAACAGAGCTTTGATGCTCATAGCCACCAGAGGTGGTCATGATGACCTTGAACCGGCGTGAGTTCCTTGACCTCTCTCTATCTGTAGCCGGCACCACAGCCATTGCAGGCTGTACCTCTAAACTTCCCGCTGGCGACACTCACACTGGCTCTAACTCTATCGCCACTGTCACGGTTGACGGGACTCAACCCATACCTAACTCAGTCCCGGTTTCTTTTGAGGTTAGCGTTCCCCGTGCCACTGTCACCAAAGACGATACCGCACTCGTCCGCATCACAGTGACAAACACAGGCTCCGAAAAACAAAGCATTACAACAGGTGGATTTCCTTTTTTTAGTCTCCCAAATCGGATAAGTAAGGAGACCGATCCCGGACTCATATTAACCAGTTCTTACGAGAAATCCGTGCTCACCAAAAGATCCTCGGAAGCCATCCCTGAGGATACTCCTCGAAAGAACGGGAGGCCGTGCTGGAAGCTGAACGGAGTACCTGGAAATCCTTTCTTACTAAAGAAGTCAGTCGAGTTAGATCCAGGCAGTAGTCGACATATCGATCTTCAAGTTTGGGGTCATCCTCAAAACTCGGACTGCCTCCATACAGGAAATTATCATTTTCAAGAGTCATATAGCCTGTATATGTATGGTTCCGAGGAGGAGTTCAGTTCCTTTTCCTGGGGGTTCACCCTCAGACTGACAAAGAGCTAGTTGAACCAGAGACCTAGAGTATCGAGGATATGTCCAATTGCATTACCGCCAGTCCCGTCGTAGTCATCATCATGTAGTCTACGGCTCAAACCAAGGGGTAGTCCGGACTGCAGATCCAACAGATATGTGGTGGGGAAGGCAGGTCTTCGACTACTACCGTCAGTCGAGTTTGAGTTAGGTATGCTCGATCCTTGAAAGGTTATTCTCCAGACCGATGAACTTACAGTTACCACGCCTCGATAGATAACCAGACAAGAAATGACTCACGCCGCGCTCATAATACTCGACGGCTGGGGAATACGTGACGAGACTCAGGGGAACGCGGTCGCAAACGCCGAGACACCCAACTTCGACAGATGGAGACGCGAGGGAAGGTTCGGTCTTCTCACGACACACGGACCCTCTGTCGGTCTCACCGAGGGTCAGATGGGGAACTCCGAGGTCGGACATCTCAACATAGGCGCGGGTAGGATAGTCAGACAGCCCATAAAACGGATAGACGAGTCTATAGACGACGGCTCTTTCTTCGAGAACGAAGCTCTCGTCGATGCGGTCGAGTCGGGAGACCGTCTCCATCTCATGGGACTCGTGAGCGACGGCGGTGTACATTCGGCACAGAGACATCTCCACACCCTCTTAGAGATGGCACAGGATCACCGACGCGAGGCAGTCGTACACGCCTTCCTCGACGGACGTGACACTCCTCCGAAGAGTGCTCTCGGTTATATCGAGGAGTTAGAGGAGAAGGCGGACGAGACAGATGCGACGGTTGCGACGGTCTCGGGACGTTACTACGCGATGGACAGGGACGAGAGATGGGAACGCACGGGCATGGCTTACGACGCGATAGTCAGCCGCGAGGGAAGAGACGCCGAGACAGCCAGCGAGGCGGTCGAGGAAGCCTACGACAGGGGAGAGACAGACGAGTTCGTCGAGCCGACTGTCGTCGACGGTGCCCCCGCTCTCGAAGACGGTGACTCAGTTGTCTTCTTCAACTTCCGTGCCGACAGGGCGCGCCAGCTTACGCGTATGCTGAACGGCATAGACTCCGACGCTTGGGACACCCGGGAGTATCCATCTCTCGACCTCGACTTTACTACGATGACCGAGTACGACTCCGAGTACGGCTTAGACGTGGCTTTCGACCCCGTCGAGCCCGAGAACGTCTTAGGCGAAGTAGTCTCGGACGAGGGAATGACACAGATGCGGATAGCTGAGACCGAGAAGTACGCCCACGTGACCTACTTCCTCAACGGAGGCAGAGAGGAGACCTTCGACGGAGAGGAGCGCGTCATAGTTCCGAGCCCTGACGTCGAGACCTACGACGAGACACCCCGTATGAGTGCGCGTGAGGTCACCGACAAGGCACTCGAAGCCGTCGGAGAGTACGATCTCCTCATACTCAACTACGCCAACCCCGACATGGTGGGACACACGGGAGACTACGAAGCCGCAGTCGAGGCGTGTGAGTTCGTCGACATGTGCGCGGGAGAGCTCGTCGACGCTCTCGTAGAGGACGGAGCCGAGGTTATCGTGACAGCCGACCACGGAAACGCCGACGAGATGGGGACTCCCGACGACCCACATACCGCACATACCTTCAACCCCGCTCCCTTCATACAGATAGACGGAGACGGCGAGGTGGAGCGACGTGGGGAGCTTCGTGACATCGCTCCGAGCCTCCTCAAGCTACTCGGGACTGAGGCTCCTGATGAGATGACGGGCGACCCTCTCGTCTGAGTCTCAGCCGCCGAAACGCCGACAGTAAGCTTGATCTGTCTCTCGTAACGTCTATTCATTCGGTATGTCGAGACCCGAACATCCTCTCAAACAGAGGTTCGTCGTCGATACGTCGGCTTTCATGACCGACGAGATACGCAGGGAGGGGGAGAGCTTAGAGGACGCACTCACGCGTCTACTCGATCTCATAGCCGACGCCAAGCTCAAGCTCAACATTTCGTGTTACTTCCCGCCCTCGATCTACGACGAACTCGACGGCATGTTACGTGACAGGGATATCTCAGACGAGACCTACTCACGTCTCAACACGTGGGTCATAAAGAAGAACCCCGCGAGGTTCGAGGTCATGATTCCCGCCGAGATAGTCTATGGCTTCATAGACGAGATGAGCGACCGCGTCAACCGTGGTCTCCGTGTCTCGGAGGAGGCAGTGAGACGAGCCGAGAAGTCGAAGCCCGAGACTGTCGACGAACACGACTACATGACCGAGGTCGACAAGGTCGTCTCCGATCTCCGCGACAAGTACCGCGACACGCTCCGTCAGGGAGTCCTCGACTCGCGCGAGGACTTCGACCTCCTCATACTTGCGCGTGAACTCGACGCCGGAGTCGTGACAGAGGACGAGGGTATAATAAGATGGGCGAGTGA contains:
- a CDS encoding Hvo_1808 family surface protein; translated protein: MTHLNRSVVLVSLVVVLSLCLVPTASAEIGEVDGYSHDDRLDINTSDGLSDDEAEALVSRSMARVEYIRGVEFNSEIPVRSISRSEYRDRMSEREKGSNSNSNRNSTLSDWNNQVWEALFIVGENDDVTDEIHDVINSNVIGYYSPENDTVFLVSGASKIDGSTLVHELVHALQDQRGKLEEFRNTSRLTQDQQLASDAVIEGEANYIMYRYEERCGDGWNCLEGGSSSTSGSGSDVNLGVLMTMYEPYSDDPGYVASLVEDRDRNGYRWSRLEERYDDPPETTEEVIHLHLGGSDDVPEIEFNDTSSRNWSLYEHGYDTVGEASIHNMFWYQSYKYGVEATNTSDFRQPSRKYGIYRYVSRASAGWGNDRVYPYKTDGGGNGYVWKTVWDSESDADEFYDAYTEVLEGHGAERHGEAWVIPDGEFADAFHVTKDGKTVKIVNAPDVESLSQIDATITTGTSDSESESVSVGSDPDSGSGSGSDVSETVTNPISGVFPSDTTALTVSLVVFVAFIAVASLTALRR
- the gpmI gene encoding 2,3-bisphosphoglycerate-independent phosphoglycerate mutase — protein: MTHAALIILDGWGIRDETQGNAVANAETPNFDRWRREGRFGLLTTHGPSVGLTEGQMGNSEVGHLNIGAGRIVRQPIKRIDESIDDGSFFENEALVDAVESGDRLHLMGLVSDGGVHSAQRHLHTLLEMAQDHRREAVVHAFLDGRDTPPKSALGYIEELEEKADETDATVATVSGRYYAMDRDERWERTGMAYDAIVSREGRDAETASEAVEEAYDRGETDEFVEPTVVDGAPALEDGDSVVFFNFRADRARQLTRMLNGIDSDAWDTREYPSLDLDFTTMTEYDSEYGLDVAFDPVEPENVLGEVVSDEGMTQMRIAETEKYAHVTYFLNGGREETFDGEERVIVPSPDVETYDETPRMSAREVTDKALEAVGEYDLLILNYANPDMVGHTGDYEAAVEACEFVDMCAGELVDALVEDGAEVIVTADHGNADEMGTPDDPHTAHTFNPAPFIQIDGDGEVERRGELRDIAPSLLKLLGTEAPDEMTGDPLV
- a CDS encoding RNA ligase partner protein is translated as MSRPEHPLKQRFVVDTSAFMTDEIRREGESLEDALTRLLDLIADAKLKLNISCYFPPSIYDELDGMLRDRDISDETYSRLNTWVIKKNPARFEVMIPAEIVYGFIDEMSDRVNRGLRVSEEAVRRAEKSKPETVDEHDYMTEVDKVVSDLRDKYRDTLRQGVLDSREDFDLLILARELDAGVVTEDEGIIRWASDFGLRYMRGREFPGLLEEYLKETQNR